One stretch of Armatimonadota bacterium DNA includes these proteins:
- the rpmE gene encoding 50S ribosomal protein L31 produces MKSGIHPISHPALFIDGEHEWTGITTQSSDELREIDGIKHHVIHVEISAFTHPLYTGQKKIVDTAGRVEKFRRRYAKQLEGK; encoded by the coding sequence ATGAAGTCTGGAATCCATCCTATCAGTCACCCGGCTCTGTTCATTGATGGCGAGCACGAGTGGACCGGTATCACGACGCAGTCTTCGGATGAACTTCGAGAGATCGACGGTATCAAGCACCACGTCATCCACGTCGAGATCAGCGCCTTTACCCACCCGCTCTACACCGGGCAGAAGAAGATCGTCGATACCGCCGGCCGCGTCGAGAAGTTCCGCCGCCGCTACGCCAAGCAGCTCGAAGGCAAGTAA